The window ACGGAAGCTGCTTCCTCCGGCATGATGCGACCGGAACAGACCCTGTCCATCTCGGTACCGAAACAGCCGAATGGCTGATCGGGAACGGCGGCAGGCAGCTCTTGAAGGATATCCAGGACCGGCATGGGAACTGACGGCATAACCGGAATCGTATATCTCGTCGGCGCGGGGCCGGGGGATCCGGAACTCCTGACGCTCAAGGGCAGAAGGCTGCTCGGCGAGGCCGATATCGTCTTTTATGACTATCTCGCCAATCCCGAACTGCTCACGCATGTCCGGCCCGGAGTCCGGACCGTTTTCGTCGGGAAAAAAGGCGGCACCGACTATATCCAGCAGGACGAGATCAACCGGCTGATCGTCGAGGCGGCCAGGGCCGGCCAGAAGGTCGTGCGGCTCAAGGGCGGCGACCCGCTGGTCTTCGGACGCGGCGGCGAGGAGGCGGAAGAACTTGCCGCCGCCGGGATTCCGTTCGAGTTCGTTCCGGGCATCACCAGCGCCATCGCCGCTCCGACCTATGCCGGGATTCCCCTCACTCACCGGGATTTCACGGCCACGGTCACTTTCGCCACCGGAAACGAAAAGGAAGGCAAGGAAGGCTCCCTGCTGCCGTGGGAAAAACTCGCCGCACCGGATTCCACGCTCGTCATCCTGATGGGCGTCAAGCAGCTTGCCAGCAACGTCGAACAGCTCATCCGTCACGGCCGTGCGCCACATACCCCGGCGGCACTTGTGCAGTGGGGCACCTGGAACCGCCAGCGAAGCGTCACCGGCACGCTGAACGACATCGAACTGAAGGCAAGGGAGGCGGGCATCGAGGCCCCCGCCGTATTCATCGTCGGCGAAGTGGTCGCCCTCCGCGACAAGCTGAACTGGTTTGAAACCCGCCCCCTGTTCGGCAAGCGCGTGCTCGTCACCCGTGCCCGCAAGCAGGCCAGCGAATTCGCCCGCGGCCTCAGGGAACTGGGCGCCGACGTGCGCGAGACCCCGGCCATCGAAATCGCCGATCCCGAAAGCTGGGGGCCCTTCGATAATGCCGTGAAATCCATCGAGCGCGACACCTGGCTGGTGTTCACCAGCGCCAACGGTGCCGAGAAAACCGTCGAACGGCTCCGGGCAACCGGTCATGACATCCGTGCGCTCAAGGGCCCCCGTGTGGTGGCCATTGGGCCAGCGACGGCCGCCGCCTGCGAAGCCGCCGGACTCAAGGTGGACGCCGTGCCGGGCGAATTCGTCGCCGAGGGCGTGGTGAAGTTCTTCGAGACCCAGGATGTCAAAGGCCGGCGCATCTCGGTCTTTCGCGCAGCCGAGGCCCGCGAGGTGCTTCCCGATGCGTTGAGGCAGATGGGCGCGGACGTGAACGTCGTACCGGTATACCGCACGGTTCAGCCGGCTGCCGGCGGCGAGGAACTGGCCGCCGAACTCCTGTCCGGCGCCATCGACCTGGTGACATTCACCAGCTCTTCCACGGTGACAAACTTCATCAGGCTCATTGGCGAACCCGCGGCCCGAAAGCTGCCGCCACCGGTGAAAATTGCCACCATCGGCCCGATCACCGCCGAGACCGCCCGCAAGGCGGGATTCCGTGTCGATATCGAGCCGCCGGACTTTCACATCCCGTCATTTCTCAAGGCTATCGGGCAATACTACGCTCGCCGCTGATGCCCTCCATCTGGTATTTCGGAACACCCGGTTTCGCTGTCCCGCCGCTCCAGGCGCTGCTGGAACACGGCGAAAAGGTGTCACTGGTCGTCACGCAACCAGACCGTCCGGCGGGCCGCAGGGAAGAACTGAAGGCCCCGGAAGTGAAGCAGTTCGCGCTCGCCCATGCCCTGCCCGTATTCCAGCCGGAACGGGTCCGGGCACCCGAGGCAATCTCCAGGTTCCAGGCCGAGGCGGAAAAGGACTGGCCGGAACTGGCGGTCGTCACCGCCTTCGGACAGATCATCCCCAAGACGCTTCTTGCTATACCCCGGCGTGGTTTCTGGAATATTCACGCCTCTCTGCTCCCCAGGCTCCGTGGTGCATCGCCGATACAGGGAGCGATTCTGGAGGGCATGGGCGAAACCGGTGTCACCATCATGCAGATGGATGAGGGACTGGATACGGGAGATATCCTGCTCACCCGGACCTGCCCCATTGGGCCGGACGAGACAGCCGGTGAACTCCACGACAGGCTGGCCCCACTGGGAGCGGAGGCCCTCATCGCCGCGCTTGATCTTGCCCGGCAAGGCAGGTTGACGCCCCGGAAGCAGGACGATTCCCTCTCCACCCATGCGCCCAAGCTGGACCGGGCCTCGGGGCAGATCGACTGGTCCCATCCGGCCAGACGCATCGTGGACCAGATCCGGGCGCTGAACCCGTGGCCCTCGGCACAAACCACGCTGGAACAGGAACGGATCAAGATTCACCGGGCGCAGGCGGTGCCGGGATCCGGAGCCGCCGGCACGATCATCAGCTACGAACCTCTTGTCGTGGCCAGTGGCGAGGGAGCCGTGGAAATCCTCGAACTCCAGCGGGAAGGGAAAAAACCGCTGGGCGCACACGATTTCGTCCGGGGGCTGCGCCTCAAACCCGGCGCCCGGTTCGGCAGATGAAACCACCGGCGCGCCCCCGGGGGCAGCATTCAACGAACCTGAAGCCGTCACGCCTGTCTCCCCGGCAAGCCGCGCTCGAAACCCTGCTTGAGGTGGGACGCGGCGCTCATCTGGATGCTGCCCTGGATGCCCGCCTCCGGCAGATCGAACGGCCCGAGGACCGGGGGCTCGCCACCACCATCGCCTATGGAACGCTCCGGTGGCGGGGGCAGATTGATCCAGTGCTGGCCGGGCTTTCTTCCCGGCCGATTGACACTCTGGACAGGCGGCTACTGGAAGCGGCGCGCATCGGACTGTTCCAGCTCATGTACCTCAGCCGGGTTCCCCACCACGCCGCCGTGGCCGAAACGGTCGCGCTGATTCCCGAACAGCATCTTCGCAACTTCGCCAACGGCGTCCTGCGGGAAGCCGCCCGCCGGGTCGAAAAGGGCGATCTCCGGTATTCGGACACCAGTTCGCCGGAAACACTGGCCCGCACGGCGAGCCTGCCCCTCTGGTATGTGCGTCGGTTATGGCACCGGCTGGGTCCAGAGGCTGCCGTGCGGGCAGCAGAGGCCCTGAACCAGACGCCACCGGTATTTCTCCGGATCAATACCCTGAAAATCACCCGTGAGGGCCTGCTCGACCGTCTTCGCGTGGTAGGAACCGAACCTGCTGCGTGTGCATTTTCACCAGCCGGGATCGAGCTCAACGGGGCGCGCGCCATCACCGACCAGATCACTGGCGGCGGCTTTGCCTTCATTCAGGACGAGGCGAGCCAGATGGTCCCCCTTCTGGTGGACCCCAAACCGGGAGAGAAAATCCTGGATCTGTGCGCCGCGCCCGGCGGCAAGACGCTGGGCCTTGCGCTCCTTTCCGGAGGCAAGGCGGAGATTACCGCCGTGGACCGTTCGGCACCCCGGCTGAAACGGATCGACACACTGGCCCGGTCGCTCGCCATACCCGGCATCAGGACCATGCAGGCAGATGTCTCAGCACCGGTGCCCGGACTCGCCCCGCAGTCATTCGACCGGGTACTCGTGGACCCGCCCTGCTCGGCTATGGGCACGCTGCACAGAAACCCCGATGCCCGCTGGACCCGGCGCGAGGAAGACCTGCCGCTCTATGCCGCCACGCAACGGAAAATCCTTGAACAGGGATGGAACCTCCTGAAGCCGGGCGGGCGGCTTGTCTACTCGGTCTGCACGGTCGAACCGGAAGAAACGACCGGCGTTACCGGCGCATTTCTCGCTGCACATGCGGATGCACGCCCTGTTCCGGTCACGCGTGCGGCTGCCGGGCTTGCGGCCGAAACCGCCGCCAGAATCTCCACACGGGAGGGCCACTTCCGGATGACCCCGTGGGACCACCGTACCGACGGTTTCTTTGCGGCAGTCCTGGGAAAGGACTAGCGTTGGCCATGGCTGAAAATGACCTGACACCGAGCATCCCCTTGCGCCCCACCCTGACGCACACGGCGATCCGGGTGCGCGATCTCAAGGCCACGATCCGGTTCTACGAGGAGTTCACTCCACTGCGTTCGGTCCATACGCGTGTGGACCAGGACACCGGCACCGCCGTGACCTGGCTGCGGCAGGAACAGCCGCACTTCACCATCGTCGCCATCCAGCCGGAGAAGTTCGAGGGGCCCGATTTCCGTCTGGAAGGACTTGAGCATCTGGGGTTCGAGCTCACCTCGCGGGCGGCCGTGGACGAAATGGCCAAACGTCTGCGCGATGCGGGCCATGACGTGTTCTATGGTCCCCGTTACTACGACCGGATCGTCGGCTACATCTGCCTCGTCCGCGATCCGGATGGCCGGATCGTCGAGTATTCGGCCGAGCAGGTGATGGAATAGGCTGGCAGGGCCCCGGCATTATCCTTTTGAGTTTTTCCCGCAGGACCGGCTATGTGAGCCCCGCAATCCTCTCCTGCAAGGAGCACATCCAGCACCATGCCACAGATCGAAACCACCCCTGAAATGGTCGAAAACACCTACCGGAAGATGACCGAGCGGCTTGCCATCATACGCAAGCGGCTGGGCCGCCCACTGACCCTGATGGAAAAGGTGCTGCTCACTCATCTGCGTGATCCGGAAAAGCAGGACCTGAATCCCGGCAAGAGCTACCTGCTTGTCCAGCCGGACCGGGTGGCCATGCAGGACGCCACAGCGCAGATGGCCCTGCTCCAGTTCGCGCAGGCCGGGATCCCGCAGGTGGCCGTGCCCTCCACGGTCCACTGTGACCATCTCATTCAGGCATACGTCGGGGCGGACGCCGACCTCAATACGGCCCTCGACAAGAACCGCGAGGTCTACGACTTTCTCGCTTCCATGTCGAACAAGTACGGCATCGGCTTCTGGAAACCCGGCGCGGGAATCATCCACCAGGTCGTTCTGGAGAACTACGCCTTTCCGGGCGGCCTGATGATCGGCACCGACTCCCATACCCCGAACGCCGGTGGACTTGGAATGTTCGCGTCGGGCGTGGGCGGAGCCGACGCCAGCGACGTGATGGCGGGACTGCCGTGGGAAGTCCTCTATCCAAAGAAGGTCGGGGTCGTGCTCAAGGGCAAGCTGAACGGCTGGGCCGCGCCCAAGGATGTCATCACGCAACTGTGCGGCATCCTGACCGTCAAGGGCGGCACCAACCGGGTCGTCGAGTATCTCGGTCCGGGTGTCAGGTCGATCAGTTGCACGGGCAAGGGGACGATCACG of the Deltaproteobacteria bacterium genome contains:
- the cobA gene encoding uroporphyrinogen-III C-methyltransferase, with the protein product MGTDGITGIVYLVGAGPGDPELLTLKGRRLLGEADIVFYDYLANPELLTHVRPGVRTVFVGKKGGTDYIQQDEINRLIVEAARAGQKVVRLKGGDPLVFGRGGEEAEELAAAGIPFEFVPGITSAIAAPTYAGIPLTHRDFTATVTFATGNEKEGKEGSLLPWEKLAAPDSTLVILMGVKQLASNVEQLIRHGRAPHTPAALVQWGTWNRQRSVTGTLNDIELKAREAGIEAPAVFIVGEVVALRDKLNWFETRPLFGKRVLVTRARKQASEFARGLRELGADVRETPAIEIADPESWGPFDNAVKSIERDTWLVFTSANGAEKTVERLRATGHDIRALKGPRVVAIGPATAAACEAAGLKVDAVPGEFVAEGVVKFFETQDVKGRRISVFRAAEAREVLPDALRQMGADVNVVPVYRTVQPAAGGEELAAELLSGAIDLVTFTSSSTVTNFIRLIGEPAARKLPPPVKIATIGPITAETARKAGFRVDIEPPDFHIPSFLKAIGQYYARR
- the fmt gene encoding methionyl-tRNA formyltransferase, which codes for MPSIWYFGTPGFAVPPLQALLEHGEKVSLVVTQPDRPAGRREELKAPEVKQFALAHALPVFQPERVRAPEAISRFQAEAEKDWPELAVVTAFGQIIPKTLLAIPRRGFWNIHASLLPRLRGASPIQGAILEGMGETGVTIMQMDEGLDTGDILLTRTCPIGPDETAGELHDRLAPLGAEALIAALDLARQGRLTPRKQDDSLSTHAPKLDRASGQIDWSHPARRIVDQIRALNPWPSAQTTLEQERIKIHRAQAVPGSGAAGTIISYEPLVVASGEGAVEILELQREGKKPLGAHDFVRGLRLKPGARFGR
- the rsmB gene encoding 16S rRNA (cytosine(967)-C(5))-methyltransferase RsmB — encoded protein: MKPPARPRGQHSTNLKPSRLSPRQAALETLLEVGRGAHLDAALDARLRQIERPEDRGLATTIAYGTLRWRGQIDPVLAGLSSRPIDTLDRRLLEAARIGLFQLMYLSRVPHHAAVAETVALIPEQHLRNFANGVLREAARRVEKGDLRYSDTSSPETLARTASLPLWYVRRLWHRLGPEAAVRAAEALNQTPPVFLRINTLKITREGLLDRLRVVGTEPAACAFSPAGIELNGARAITDQITGGGFAFIQDEASQMVPLLVDPKPGEKILDLCAAPGGKTLGLALLSGGKAEITAVDRSAPRLKRIDTLARSLAIPGIRTMQADVSAPVPGLAPQSFDRVLVDPPCSAMGTLHRNPDARWTRREEDLPLYAATQRKILEQGWNLLKPGGRLVYSVCTVEPEETTGVTGAFLAAHADARPVPVTRAAAGLAAETAARISTREGHFRMTPWDHRTDGFFAAVLGKD
- a CDS encoding VOC family protein, which codes for MAENDLTPSIPLRPTLTHTAIRVRDLKATIRFYEEFTPLRSVHTRVDQDTGTAVTWLRQEQPHFTIVAIQPEKFEGPDFRLEGLEHLGFELTSRAAVDEMAKRLRDAGHDVFYGPRYYDRIVGYICLVRDPDGRIVEYSAEQVME